From the Panthera leo isolate Ple1 chromosome C1, P.leo_Ple1_pat1.1, whole genome shotgun sequence genome, one window contains:
- the HYI gene encoding putative hydroxypyruvate isomerase — MAPLRFSANVSWLFPELPGLPARLRAAGSSGFEAAEVAWPYSESPEALARAAREAGLRLVLINTPPGDREKGEMGLGAVPGRQAAFREGLEQAVLYAKALGCPRIHLMAGRVPRGADRAAVRSEMETVFLENLRHAAGVLAQESLVGLLEPINTRSTDPQYFLDTPQQAAAILQKVGRPNLQLQMDIFHWQIMDGNLTGNIREFLPLVGHVQVAQVPGRGEPDSPGELNFPYLFQLLEDEGYKGFVGCEYQPQGDTAEGLNWLRSYWDRRGRPQAGQ; from the exons ATGGCTCCGCTCCGCTTCTCGGCCAACGTGTCGTGGCTGTTCCCCGAGCTCCCCGGCCTCCCCGCGCGGCTCCGGGCGGCGGGCAGCTCGGGCTTCGAGGCCGCCGAGGTCGCCTGGCCGTACTCGGAGTCGCCCGAGGCGCTGGCGCGCGCGGCGCGGGAAGCGGGCCTGCGGCTGGTGCTGATCAACACGCCCCCCG GGGACCGAGAGAAAGGGGAGATGGGGCTGGGGGCCGTTCCCGGGAGGCAAGCGGCCTTCCGAGAGGGGCTGGAGCAGGCGGTGCTGTACGccaaggctctgggctgtcccAG GATTCACCTGATGGCTGGCCGAGTACCCCGGGGTGCTGACCGAGCAGCAGTCAGGAGTGAAATGGAGAcagtttttctggagaacctgAGGCACGCGGCtggggttttggctcag GAGAGCCTCGTGGGACTGCTGGAGCCCATCAATACCCGCAGCACTGACCCTCAGTACTTCCTGGACACGCCCCAGCAGG CGGCAGCCATCTTACAGAAGGTCGGAAGACCCAACCTCCAGTTACAGATG GACATATTCCACTGGCAGATCATGGATGGCAACCTGACAGGAAACATCCGGGAGTTCCTACCCCTTGTTG GGCACGTGCAGGTGGCACAGGTCCCGGGCCGGGGGGAACCTGACAGCCCTGGAGAGCTGAACTTCCCCTATCTATTCCAACTGCTGGAGGATGAAGGCTACAAGGGCTTTGTGGGCTGCGAGTACCAGCCTCAAG gaGACACAGCAGAGGGCCTGAACTGGCTTCGTTCCTACTGGGATAGGCGGGGCCGCCCACAGGCTGGCCAGTGA